The Esox lucius isolate fEsoLuc1 chromosome 5, fEsoLuc1.pri, whole genome shotgun sequence genome includes a region encoding these proteins:
- the pcgf5b gene encoding polycomb group RING finger protein 5-B isoform X3, whose product MTSQRKHLVKDFNRFITCHVCKGYLIKPTTVTECLHTFCKSCIVQHFDDSNDCPECGIQVHETNPLEMLRLDNTLEEIIFKLVPGLREKEQQQEIEFWRSRKSKENGEEDGSRSKRSRLDDDDDDDDGGDGDYHRSDPQIAICLDCLRSNSLGLMKKFIRCSTRVTVGTIKKFLSLKLKLPSSYELDVLCNGEIMGKDHTMEFIYMTRWRLRGENAYPMVLEYRPRIDFG is encoded by the exons ATGACCTCGCAGAGAAAGCACCTGGTCAAGGATTTCAACCGCTTTATCACATGCCACGTGTGTAAAGGATACCTGATCAAGCCCACCACAGTGACAGAGTGCCTGCACACCt TTTGTAAAAGCTGCATTGTCCAACACTTTGATGATAGTAACGACTGCCCCGAATGTGGCATCCAAGTCCATGAAACCAACCCTCTGGAGATGCTAAG GTTGGACAACACTTTGGAGGAAATCATTTTCAAACTAGTGCCGGGGCTCAGAGAAA AGGAACAACAGCAGGAGATTGAGTTCTGGCGGAGTCGAAAGTCGAAAGAGAATGGAGAAG AAGATGGCTCCCGTTCTAAGAGGTCCAGGCtggatgacgatgatgatgatgatgatggcggGGATGGAGACTACCACAGGAGTGACCCTCAGATAGCCATCTGTCTGGACTGTCTACGCAGCAACAGCCTG GGCTTAATGAAGAAATTTATACGCTGCTCAACTCGGGTGACAGTCGGAACAATCAAGAAGTTTCTCAGTTTGAAGTTAAAGCTACCAAGTTCTTATGAG CTAGATGTCCTATGCAACGGGGAGATCATGGGTAAAGACCACACCATGGAATTCATCTACATGACACGGTGGAGACTTCGCGGTGAAAAC GCCTACCCAATGGTTCTAGAATATCGCCCACGGATAGACTTTGGTTGA
- the pcgf5b gene encoding polycomb group RING finger protein 5-B isoform X2, whose amino-acid sequence MTSQRKHLVKDFNRFITCHVCKGYLIKPTTVTECLHTFCKSCIVQHFDDSNDCPECGIQVHETNPLEMLRLDNTLEEIIFKLVPGLREKEQQQEIEFWRSRKSKENGEDGSRSKRSRLDDDDDDDDGGDGDYHRSDPQIAICLDCLRSNSLVGENIVRGLMKKFIRCSTRVTVGTIKKFLSLKLKLPSSYELDVLCNGEIMGKDHTMEFIYMTRWRLRGENAYPMVLEYRPRIDFG is encoded by the exons ATGACCTCGCAGAGAAAGCACCTGGTCAAGGATTTCAACCGCTTTATCACATGCCACGTGTGTAAAGGATACCTGATCAAGCCCACCACAGTGACAGAGTGCCTGCACACCt TTTGTAAAAGCTGCATTGTCCAACACTTTGATGATAGTAACGACTGCCCCGAATGTGGCATCCAAGTCCATGAAACCAACCCTCTGGAGATGCTAAG GTTGGACAACACTTTGGAGGAAATCATTTTCAAACTAGTGCCGGGGCTCAGAGAAA AGGAACAACAGCAGGAGATTGAGTTCTGGCGGAGTCGAAAGTCGAAAGAGAATGGAGAAG ATGGCTCCCGTTCTAAGAGGTCCAGGCtggatgacgatgatgatgatgatgatggcggGGATGGAGACTACCACAGGAGTGACCCTCAGATAGCCATCTGTCTGGACTGTCTACGCAGCAACAGCCTGGTGGGAGAGAACATTGTCAGG GGCTTAATGAAGAAATTTATACGCTGCTCAACTCGGGTGACAGTCGGAACAATCAAGAAGTTTCTCAGTTTGAAGTTAAAGCTACCAAGTTCTTATGAG CTAGATGTCCTATGCAACGGGGAGATCATGGGTAAAGACCACACCATGGAATTCATCTACATGACACGGTGGAGACTTCGCGGTGAAAAC GCCTACCCAATGGTTCTAGAATATCGCCCACGGATAGACTTTGGTTGA
- the pcgf5b gene encoding polycomb group RING finger protein 5-B isoform X1, which produces MTSQRKHLVKDFNRFITCHVCKGYLIKPTTVTECLHTFCKSCIVQHFDDSNDCPECGIQVHETNPLEMLRLDNTLEEIIFKLVPGLREKEQQQEIEFWRSRKSKENGEEDGSRSKRSRLDDDDDDDDGGDGDYHRSDPQIAICLDCLRSNSLVGENIVRGLMKKFIRCSTRVTVGTIKKFLSLKLKLPSSYELDVLCNGEIMGKDHTMEFIYMTRWRLRGENAYPMVLEYRPRIDFG; this is translated from the exons ATGACCTCGCAGAGAAAGCACCTGGTCAAGGATTTCAACCGCTTTATCACATGCCACGTGTGTAAAGGATACCTGATCAAGCCCACCACAGTGACAGAGTGCCTGCACACCt TTTGTAAAAGCTGCATTGTCCAACACTTTGATGATAGTAACGACTGCCCCGAATGTGGCATCCAAGTCCATGAAACCAACCCTCTGGAGATGCTAAG GTTGGACAACACTTTGGAGGAAATCATTTTCAAACTAGTGCCGGGGCTCAGAGAAA AGGAACAACAGCAGGAGATTGAGTTCTGGCGGAGTCGAAAGTCGAAAGAGAATGGAGAAG AAGATGGCTCCCGTTCTAAGAGGTCCAGGCtggatgacgatgatgatgatgatgatggcggGGATGGAGACTACCACAGGAGTGACCCTCAGATAGCCATCTGTCTGGACTGTCTACGCAGCAACAGCCTGGTGGGAGAGAACATTGTCAGG GGCTTAATGAAGAAATTTATACGCTGCTCAACTCGGGTGACAGTCGGAACAATCAAGAAGTTTCTCAGTTTGAAGTTAAAGCTACCAAGTTCTTATGAG CTAGATGTCCTATGCAACGGGGAGATCATGGGTAAAGACCACACCATGGAATTCATCTACATGACACGGTGGAGACTTCGCGGTGAAAAC GCCTACCCAATGGTTCTAGAATATCGCCCACGGATAGACTTTGGTTGA